The following proteins come from a genomic window of Coregonus clupeaformis isolate EN_2021a unplaced genomic scaffold, ASM2061545v1 scaf1119, whole genome shotgun sequence:
- the LOC121558045 gene encoding fibrinogen alpha chain produces MKLLHILCFCLSVLASTWAEDIATLLNPRGSRPVEHGYKADKCATERNWPFCSDDDWGPKCPSGCRIQGLLDKADHSLLKKIEKIRKLLDQSRAKHRSADQASKQTYDYLKEKLTSNAGNDNSFYDLAERLRQRIVDIKIKIDRQLRILNALKTSIKDQVIEMQRLEVDIDIKLRSCKGSCKGYAEFSVDKESYMALDKQIDQLEAQSVQSVETVGSLHVMKSRPLKDVVVDSKYKSSLAEEQKQDFFPEVKSVKLTLEAEGSSASSAATVSKVPGTHFNPSTSGSSSSSSSSTGLGLGSKDWPKKTITELGGGGGTRGDGDGDFFKGMGGLGVGLGSLGGGEFTSTGHQTMTTSSCTKTIRKTTVHTKDGPVERVEEVLSGPGCESMKLGGGGGGGGMGNSSHPSLLPLPPLPPPHSPKPRATAVPREAVASSPAPRPAAPSTVSKVIHSEWILECFCMGTRKTMSRISTPTA; encoded by the exons atgaagctgCTACATATCCTCTgcttctgcctgtctgtcctcgCCTCCACTTGG gctgaggACATAGCAACCTTATTGAACCCTCGTGGGTCCAGGCCAGTAGAACATGGCTACAAGGCTGATAAATGTGCCACGGAGAGGAATTGGCCTTTCTGCTCTGATGATGACTGG gGTCCTAAGTGCCCGTCAGGTTGTCGTATCCAGGGACTGTTAGACAAGGCAGACCATTCCCTGCTGAAGAAGATAGAGAAGATTAGGAAGCTCCTTGACCAGAGCAGAGCCAAACACCGCTCTGCCGACCAGGCTTCCAAACAGACCTATGACTACCTCAAGGAGAAACTCACCTCCAACGCAG GTAATGACAACAGCTTCTATGACCTGGCTGAACGTCTCCGTCAGAGGATTGTTGACATCAAGATCAAGATAGACCGCCAGCTGAGGATCCTCAACGCTCTGAAGACCAGCATCAAAGACCAAGTTATAGAGATGCAGAGACTGGAG gtGGACATTGACATCAAGCTGCGCTCCTGTAAGGGATCTTGTAAGGGCTATGCTGAGTTCTCCGTTGATAAAGAATCCTACATGGCCCTGGACAAGCAGATTGACCAGCTAGAAGCCCAGAGCGTTCAGTCTGTTGAGACCGTCGGTTCGCTGCACGTCATGAAGAGCCGCCCGCTTAAAGACGTCGTGGTCGacag CAAATACAAGTCTAGCCTGGCAGAGGAGCAGAAGCAGGATTTCTTCCCGGAGGTGAAGAGCGTGAAGCTGACCTTGGAGGCCGAGGGGTCGAGCGCTTCGTCTGCCGCCACTGTCAGCAAGGTCCCGGGTACGCATTTCAATCCTTCGACTTCAGGGTCTTCATCGTCATCGAGTTCGTCGACGGGATTGGGGTTGGGGTCGAAGGACTGGCCGAAGAAAACGATCACAGagctgggtggtggtggggggacaAGGGGGGATGGAGACGGGGATTTCTTTAAGGGGATGGGTGGACTTGGCGTAGGGCTGGGGAGTCTCGGAGGCGGAGAGTTCACCTCTACCGGTCACCAGACCATGACGACGTCGAGCTGTACCAAGACAATTAGGAAGACGACAGTGCATACGAAGGACGGGCCGGTGGAACGCGTCGAGGAAGTTTTGAGCGGACCCGGCTGTGAGTCAATGAAGCTTggcggtggaggaggaggaggagggatggggaattcttcccatccctctcttcttcctcttcctcctcttcctcctcctcattcaCCAAAACCACGAGCCACGGCAGTACCAAGGGAGGCAGTAGCCTCCTCACCAGCACCAAGACCGGCGGCACCGTCAACGGTTTCGAAGGTGATCCATTCGGAATGGATCTTGGAGTGTTTCTGCATGGGAACACGGAAGACGATGTCCCGGATTTCCACGCCCACAGCGTGA